The Drosophila virilis strain 15010-1051.87 unplaced genomic scaffold, Dvir_AGI_RSII-ME tig00001170, whole genome shotgun sequence genome includes a window with the following:
- the LOC138911523 gene encoding uncharacterized protein — protein MTQRSPRKSPRLNDGQEIATTASGTQTKRTSRMVSTVSQMQVPAVSAPQSPSTVDVGTSVQPAGTVAAGVSARASTLTGAPSPSTQLSSTQVIDLIKRVAVLEHELQRSKTGQAHVSTVTDPVKLSSAGMSGTANVPPSLIGAESGEPSSSGSLSETATMSVVPNSEVSLSETAILSGTTILSRSPSLSEALPTSLSGNLGTQLQTVERATVMDNCSTTSTRSTPYCFAGIAQPTLSYTPAQENQQTIILEPTQATGNFAWTTPRNDVCLPRKLPDLPEFGGQPEDWPIFFCAFTETTLAYNCTNLENNQRLLKALKGEARDTVKSLLIHPRNVNNVIEQLRFRYGRPEQLIRSQLISIREVQPIQEHSIAKIVTYATRVSNLAAFLQSANGEQHLANPTLMEDLVAKLPPSKMVEWARHAATIRPFPTVVHFSAWLTDYANVVCTIVDVDSKEQRRRVLHASIDQNNEGRHRGRTKQCPICNG, from the coding sequence ATGACACAACGGTCACCCAGGAAAAGCCCACGCTTAAACGATGGCCAGGAGATAGCTACCACGGCGAGTGGGACGCAGACAAAGCGGACAAGTAGAATGGTGAGCACTGTATCACAAATGCAAGTTCCCGCTGTTAGCGCACCACAAAGCCCCAGCACCGTGGATGTGGGCACAAGTGTACAACCTGCCGGTACTGTGGCCGCGGGAGTGAGTGCACGAGCCAGCACATTGACAGGAGCGCCAAGCCCAAGCACGCAACTCTCAAGTACGCAAGTCATAGATTTGATAAAGAGAGTTGCTGTGCTAGAGCACGAGTTGCAGAGGTCAAAAACTGGTCAAGCACATGTAAGTACAGTTACTGATCCCGTTAAGTTGAGTAGTGCTGGCATGAGTGGTACAGCTAACGTGCCGCCATCTTTGATCGGAGCGGAGAGCGGAGAGCCATCGTCGAGTGGAAGTTTGAGTGAAACTGCAACTATGAGTGTAGTCCCAAATTCAGAAGTAAGTTTGAGTGAAACTGCAATTTTGAGTGGAACTACCATTTTGAGCAGATCGCCATCTTTGAGTGAGGCACTGCCTACGTCATTGAGTGGAAATTTGGGAACACAGTTGCAAACGGTAGAACGGGCTACAGTTATGGATAACTGCTCTACAACGTCAACCCGCTCGACGCCATATTGCTTTGCAGGCATTGCACAGCCAACGCTCAGCTACACTCCGGCACAGGAGAACCAACAAACGATAATTTTGGAGCCAACGCAGGCAACTGGGAACTTCGCATGGACGACTCCCAGGAACGATGTATGCCTGCCACGCAAATTACCAGATCTACCCGAGTTTGGAGGTCAACCTGAGGATTGGCCTATATTCTTCTGCGCGTTTACGGAAACAACTTTGGCGTACAACTGTACAAATCTGGAGAATAACCAGCGATTGTTGAAGGCACTCAAAGGCGAAGCACGTGACACTGTGAAGTCGTTGCTCATACATCCCAGGAATGTGAACAACGTAATTGAACAATTACGTTTTAGATACGGCCGCCCAGAACAGCTAATACGCAGCCAGCTAATTAGTATTCGAGAGGTGCAGCCAATTCAGGAGCACAGCATAGCTAAAATCGTTACATATGCTACACGCGTAAGTAACCTTGCCGCCTTTCTACAATCGGCTAACGGGGAACAGCATTTAGCGAATCCTACACTGATGGAGGATTTGGTCGCTAAATTACCACCAAGCAAGATGGTGGAATGGGCCAGACATGCAGCTACGATTAGGCCTTTCCCGACGGTCGTACATTTTAGCGCGTGGTTAACGGACTACGCCAATGTGGTATGTACGATTGTGGACGTCGATAGTAAGGAGCAAAGACGTAGAGTGCTGCATGCCAGCATTGACCAGAATAATGAAGGGCGTCACCGAGGTCGCACCAAACAGTGTCCAATCTGTAATGGATAA